The Glycine soja cultivar W05 chromosome 15, ASM419377v2, whole genome shotgun sequence region ACTTTTGTTCACAACATTTGGGATATTCTGCTAACATGGCCTCCAAACACTGTCTGCCAGCCATACCTTCTCTGAGAGGAGCTCACATTGAAGCCTTCCATATAGTACAGCTGGTTGGTCTCCACAGTTGCTTTTCTGATCAAACTTCTCACAAAATCCTCACCTTTCTGAATCTCTTCCATGTTGGATATGTTTTTTGTTCCAAATATGTGATGCCATGTTGGGTATGTCTGAGCTTTCCCAAAGAAGCTCTCATTTGAGTACCTTAGAATGCAGGAATCATACCAAACTACAGCAGAAATCCTATTGGGGCAGCGCAGACGAACTTCTCTGGCAGCAGTAGAAACACATAATTGACAAAAGTATCCAACCACGTCACTGTGGCAATCATAGAGGCCATACGCAGGACTGTTGTTGCCTATGCTGGTGTAGTTATAACCTTTGCTTGTAGCTGCATCAGAGGACATCCATGTGACGATTCTATTAAGATTGGTTTGGTATGCACTGCTGAGAGGTGGTTGGGTGGTGTTTTGGCAATAACTTCCAGCGTAAATCGGTGTTTGTGCCTTTGTAATGAGTGGTCTGAAACTCAGCAATAACAAGAAAGCATAGCATATTGATCTCACGTGTTTTGTTGTGTTCCCATCGTGGAGTATTCTAGTCTTGCTTAACTTGCtgacacaaacacaaaaatatacCTAGTGATGTAGAATTAGTTTATACATCTAACCAAATAATGTCATTATCATGAGTCAACATGGTAATCTTTATAAGTACACACTCTTCAATAAgtaatgaaagtaattttgtaattttaggagaagaaaattatCTTGCTTATTGCTAGCATTAGTTACAGAATTACATTAGAGAGTTATAAAAGCAAAGATGGTTAGCATAGATCCTAGCCACCCTGAATACAAAATCTAGACAATGATCGGTAAGATAGGGAGAAAGACAAAggaggctaaaatcaactcatctaaataatctatttttatcttaagtACCTAAATCTTTTAGAATccttatttgaaatttaaatttgataaaactaTATACAGATGTCAACACTCCTCTCAAGTTGGTGCATAAGTTTTCAGCCTGCCCAACTTACATTATGAATTCAAAATAAGGTCTAATCAGTCCTTGTGTAAGAATGTCTTCCACTTCATGTGAAGTAAGAACTAATGGCAAGCATAAGCTGATAACCATGtcttttataaaatatctatCAAGTTCTACATATGTTTGATTCGGTCATGTTGATCTAGGAAATATTAATTGCAACTCCAAGGCTTAGTGAAACTCCAGGACTTAGTGCAGGCTTATGAAGTCCGGATACtccaaaattgaaaaagtatCGGTATTTTATTCGTGTCTGACACCGATATGTCTCTGATATGTTCGGATATGTATACAAGAAATAttcgatttttttatttttatttttttaaaaaaataataggccACAACTGGGATACGACTCAAGTTTTTTCTAATATGGCTCTGAAACATCTCAATATGTTTTGCAATACGACTCTCGTACAACTTGAGCCACtttctgaaaattttaatatcttATAACTTATTGTTTTAACTTGATTTAgggattttataataaataattaaaggtaCATTTGTGTGGTTTTGGCTTTGCTCAAACcttgaataaatttatatattttgccaCACAATTAATGTGTTTGCTAAAACAAAATCCGCATATTTGTAATGTTTTAACAGCACTTAAGATCGTTAGTATAATTGTATTTTAACACCAACactaattgtattttattttacatttatatatttctttattaacGTATCTAGGATGTGttgtattcttaattttttttttaaaaatgccgTATCCTTGTATTCGTATGCATCATACTCGTGTATTTAAGCTTCCTTGGTGCCGATTCATGGCGCTATATAAATGTGAAATGTGATTACAAGTACTCACATGCATCATGCACTAAATGAAAGAGTTAGAGACCACTGAGTTTACACAACTCAAATAGGAGTTGACCAGGATGGCAATAAAAGTGGTGGGGATTCCTATCGTAATTCCCCACGATACTAGTGGCCCGGCCTAGCGAGTCTTACCATGTGGGTCCAGGTGGCACTCCTCTTGGCCAACATTGTGAagataaaggataaaaatagtGTTCTGTctaaatcttttaatttcttataagtTTGTTGGGATAGGAATGGTTAATTTCATTTGTATTTATTCACTATTACACGTCTgacttataataattttttttacctgaGATTTATTCCTAAAAACTTTTgactatatttaaaaaatgtgattaaatataaataaatattattaatatatttttgtgatattttattaaatattacataTACTTCACGTTACTAAAAATTTTAGCGGAATGaattataaataatacttaataaaatattatcaaaatatattaataacatttatttatatttaataacaacatttttattaagtgttacataaaaaaatattattaaaaatcacgTGAGTTATAATGATTTACCATACTCTTTCTGTAAACTTGATGATACTATTTACATAGTTTGAGGAATGTATTGAACCAATTCTACGTTTTATGTACGTATAATTATTCTACCCTTCCCAATATCTCGTATACATTTTTATTAGGGACCAATAGACAGAACTCTCTATGACCTATTAAAATATTAGGGTCCGTATGCCAACCCCCAATATCTGTCTCTCTTACTTCAAATTCAAATGCCTGCTTCACTCTCGTCATTCAATTTCAAAGGCACTATCTCGCCTTGAAGCTTCCAACCCTACCCCTACCCCTCTCTTAACTCATTCCCAATTATGGATGTTAACAAATCCGCATTGAAAGTTTGACCAATGATATTATATAACATGTTTGGGGGTGGTtgcatatttttagtttttgatttttaaatgtaatttttgaaataaaatgtgcTTGACAACAAtgattgaaataatttataactcattcaaagataaaaaagatttataaatttagtttttagttttagaaaaatacatttttcttatatttgacaATGACCATTTTCGCTACCACCACCAGCACGGTTGGTCTGTCACCACCACCATTGGAACTACTTAGTGGCAAAGCACGGCCAATTAGTTTAAAGGGGCCAAAATAGTTAAGCaaccactactacaaaaatagCTTTTTACGACACCGTTTCTATGTCGGTTGTTTAGGAAACCGGCTTAGAAAGTGGTTTGGtggcatttttataattattgtaagGACTAGACCATTTTAtgacacacattctaagacggttattaaaaaccgccttagaatgttatatataattaaatttacgaTGGGTTTTATAAAAAAGCCATCATAATtcagggaaaaaaaaacaacaaaacgcGCAACAACTAGCCCGGTCCGTACTTCACCTTTCGCATTGAACCCTAGTTCTTCAGTTAACCTTTGTTGTTCTTCCATTGTTCTTGAACCCTAGTCGCATGCACACAGCACCTCTATGTCGTTCTTCCATTGTTCTTCCACATTGAAGCAACGGTAGCTCTTGGTGGTTCCGACGAGGTCCACGGTCCCACTTCGAAGAAACCAGGTTAGTCACTTATGTAGTACTTACATATGTTTGGCTTTAAccctcattttctttctttcattctgAGAATTCCAAGTTTTGTTCTGAGAATTCATTCACAACAATCACCCTTCTCTGTTTTATTATTCCTTCACTCTTTGTGAACACAAAACCAAAAAACATGTCTCAGAACCAGAATGGCAAGTGGGTGCGAATTGCCCCAGAACAACTTTGAGGCTCCTCCAATGGACACATGCAAGTGGGAGGTTCCAATAGGCTCTACATAAACCCTCAAAAAGATCACAAGTCCAAAAGCTATGAGGACCTTCAATTGGAGTTCAACCCTCTTGTGTTCAGCTCCCTG contains the following coding sequences:
- the LOC114386159 gene encoding cysteine-rich repeat secretory protein 38-like, which gives rise to MSSDAATSKGYNYTSIGNNSPAYGLYDCHSDVVGYFCQLCVSTAAREVRLRCPNRISAVVWYDSCILRYSNESFFGKAQTYPTWHHIFGTKNISNMEEIQKGEDFVRSLIRKATVETNQLYYMEGFNVSSSQRRYGWQTVFGGHVSRISQML